The Borrelia duttonii Ly genome includes a window with the following:
- a CDS encoding plasmid maintenance protein translates to MDKKNHTMVSIAKDNNNFKYKDPEGQINAILKSLVELNIHKDPNNSQTIRMSYVKLQIIKMLKRYKRIIKVYWAINTKNTNYKQSMGIEEYSACDIQKIVLKLLENDAAKKVCKRTLELDIKLLNNLNLIKSKIIRFGKGKGSVAYYVQNMELMPTHKDAILEYLTQMLQDNLKDKIIIGNFDLNEPFDNEPKNINSKTTKFITEKIEEKNNEQLHKNRMGIISHVQTPDVINKANISNINKENSKNSLEKNSAKSISCEKPKSGEQKSEKVRFKRIGVKTRLIDVHKISRNYMQQVKELSNNDSTYINALLNLETAINEYGKEYDIEDILKHFLKQFGNRYKYKVWMMMKRKDGVINDYDLIWEGRFKDWYSHKYKKNYTTTKEKYGEKIRLAGKNFDFNASKNVKDEEEEKKEKEKTEKERKLQLKRQQEYIERLFRQEEQERKERIRRREEEKAKLRMEVKEEIRSYVGSIENGDSSGDIAKLYPLYEESRGDNIAVRPPRPQINTNFEGFKTTKGLSLASLGIMLQYQEQDPDKEKILMQNAKGETI, encoded by the coding sequence TTGGACAAAAAAAATCACACTATGGTAAGTATAGCAAAAGATAATAATAATTTCAAATATAAAGACCCAGAAGGTCAAATAAATGCAATATTAAAAAGCCTTGTAGAACTAAATATCCATAAAGATCCCAATAATAGTCAAACAATACGAATGTCATATGTTAAATTGCAAATAATCAAGATGCTTAAACGCTATAAAAGAATAATTAAAGTTTATTGGGCAATAAATACTAAAAATACAAATTATAAACAATCAATGGGTATTGAAGAATATTCAGCTTGTGATATCCAAAAAATAGTACTTAAATTATTAGAAAATGATGCTGCAAAAAAAGTATGTAAACGCACACTAGAATTAGACATAAAGCTACTAAACAACCTAAATCTAATAAAATCTAAAATTATAAGATTTGGTAAAGGAAAAGGAAGTGTTGCTTATTATGTGCAAAACATGGAACTAATGCCTACACATAAAGACGCAATATTAGAATATCTAACACAAATGCTACAAGATAATTTGAAAGATAAAATCATCATTGGAAATTTCGATCTTAATGAACCTTTTGATAACGAACCCAAAAATATAAATTCAAAAACTACAAAATTTATCACAGAAAAAATAGAAGAAAAAAATAACGAACAACTTCATAAAAATCGTATGGGTATAATTTCGCATGTGCAAACACCGGACGTTATTAATAAAGCTAATATAAGCAATATAAATAAAGAGAATTCTAAAAACTCTTTAGAGAAAAACTCTGCAAAAAGTATTTCATGTGAAAAACCAAAAAGTGGTGAACAAAAAAGTGAAAAAGTGCGATTCAAACGAATTGGCGTAAAAACTAGACTGATCGATGTGCACAAAATAAGCAGAAACTATATGCAACAGGTGAAAGAGCTGAGCAACAACGATTCAACATACATAAACGCCCTGCTAAATTTGGAGACTGCCATAAATGAGTATGGGAAAGAATATGATATCGAAGATATTTTGAAACACTTTCTAAAGCAATTTGGCAACAGATACAAGTACAAAGTGTGGATGATGATGAAAAGAAAAGATGGCGTGATAAACGACTATGATCTCATATGGGAGGGTCGATTCAAAGATTGGTACTCGCATAAGTATAAGAAAAATTATACGACGACAAAAGAAAAATATGGCGAAAAAATAAGATTAGCAGGCAAAAATTTTGACTTTAATGCGTCAAAAAATGTGAAAGACGAAGAAGAAGAAAAAAAAGAAAAAGAGAAAACAGAAAAAGAACGCAAACTGCAGCTCAAACGACAACAAGAATATATAGAAAGGTTATTTAGGCAAGAAGAACAAGAAAGAAAAGAGCGAATCAGAAGGAGAGAAGAAGAAAAGGCAAAGTTGAGAATGGAGGTTAAAGAAGAAATACGATCTTATGTAGGAAGTATTGAAAATGGCGATTCTAGTGGTGATATTGCAAAGTTGTACCCTTTATATGAAGAGAGTAGGGGAGATAATATTGCTGTACGCCCGCCGCGGCCACAAATTAACACTAATTTTGAAGGATTCAAAACAACCAAAGGACTTTCTCTTGCTAGTTTAGGAATTATGCTTCAATATCAAGAGCAAGATCCAGACAAAGAAAAAATTTTGATGCAAAATGCAAAAGGAGAGACGATATGA
- a CDS encoding RNA-guided endonuclease TnpB family protein, translating to MSANKAYKYRIYPNTNQKKYFSKVFGCVRFLYNKMLSDKKDYYEKNKKSLSVNPSNYKNEFPFLKEVDSLALCSAWIDLNSAYSNFFREIKKGNRMQGFPKYKSKKNRQTFRTNNQKNSIRIENDYIKLPKIGFVKLALHRKIKSNEVIKNVVVEKDTDDKYYISVAVECLDVKNNDKTKCNNNKKEIVGIDMSMRHFLVSSEGEKINHPKYLLKNERKLKKCQRKLSKKQKGSRNRAKSRLRVAKLHRKISNQRKDFLHKLSYYFVANYKNIAIENLSIKGMQKGMFGKSVNDLGWHEFVRQLSYKSEWSKSYLHKVDRYFPSSKLCNNCGIKNTTLKLSDTRWTCSGCNILHDRDINAALNLKAYYYKEIKTKVGTA from the coding sequence ATGAGTGCTAATAAAGCTTATAAATACAGAATATATCCCAATACCAATCAAAAGAAATATTTTTCAAAAGTATTTGGATGTGTAAGATTTTTGTATAACAAAATGTTAAGTGATAAGAAAGATTATTATGAGAAAAATAAGAAAAGTCTTAGTGTTAATCCAAGTAATTATAAAAATGAATTTCCATTCTTAAAGGAAGTTGATAGTTTGGCTCTTTGTAGCGCATGGATTGACTTAAATTCTGCGTATAGTAATTTTTTTAGGGAAATTAAAAAAGGAAATAGAATGCAAGGATTTCCTAAATATAAAAGTAAGAAAAATAGGCAAACTTTTAGAACTAATAATCAAAAAAACTCAATAAGAATAGAAAATGATTATATAAAGCTACCTAAAATAGGATTTGTCAAGTTGGCTCTACATAGGAAAATTAAAAGCAATGAAGTTATTAAAAATGTAGTAGTAGAAAAAGATACTGATGATAAATATTACATTTCAGTAGCAGTTGAGTGCTTAGATGTTAAAAATAACGATAAAACTAAATGCAATAACAATAAAAAAGAGATAGTTGGTATTGATATGAGTATGAGGCATTTTTTAGTAAGTAGTGAAGGTGAGAAAATCAATCATCCTAAATATTTACTAAAAAATGAACGCAAACTTAAGAAATGCCAAAGAAAACTATCAAAAAAACAAAAGGGCTCTAGGAATAGAGCTAAATCTAGATTAAGAGTTGCCAAGTTGCATAGGAAAATTTCAAATCAAAGAAAAGATTTTTTACATAAATTATCTTATTATTTTGTAGCTAATTATAAAAATATAGCAATAGAAAACTTATCAATTAAAGGCATGCAAAAAGGAATGTTTGGCAAAAGTGTTAATGATTTGGGATGGCATGAGTTTGTAAGACAATTATCATATAAATCAGAGTGGTCTAAATCTTATTTGCATAAAGTTGATAGATATTTTCCATCAAGCAAGCTATGCAACAATTGCGGTATTAAAAATACAACTCTGAAATTAAGTGATACTAGGTGGACTTGTAGTGGTTGTAATATTTTGCACGATAGAGATATAAATGCAGCTCTAAATCTTAAAGCTTATTATTATAAGGAAATAAAAACTAAGGTAGGAACTGCCTGA